In Helianthus annuus cultivar XRQ/B chromosome 8, HanXRQr2.0-SUNRISE, whole genome shotgun sequence, a single genomic region encodes these proteins:
- the LOC110872560 gene encoding WAT1-related protein At2g39510: MMFEKLKPYLYVTFLQFGNAGLVIIAKAALNHGMNHYTFATYRNLFATLVMAPFALVLERKTRPKLTLSIFFKIMVLGFLEPVVDQNLYYAGMQYTTATFAVAMTNIIPAMTFLMAWICRLEKVNIKKIHSIGKIVGTLVTVGGAMIMTLVVGPTIGLPWTKGSDVSQQQQTATHVSAGDNMKGSMMIIAGCLSWSCFYIVQAITLKSYPAELSLTALICASGTLQGAIVTVIAEHGKLAPWRLQLDAGLITMIYGGVICSGLGYYLGGIIMKAKGPVFVTAFSPLSMVIVAVLGSFVLSEKLNLGRLLGAVVIVIGLYLVIWGKMKDEVPSNSKCDPDEFPQVDQHIPMTINGTRSGKQDNDRVAIEIPSTDEKFKKVNGN, from the exons ATGATGTTTGAAAAACTAAAGCCATATCTCTATGTCACATTCTTGCAATTTGGGAATGCTGGTTTAGTCATAATAGCCAAAGCTGCTCTTAACCATGGCATGAATCACTACACTTTTGCCACCTATCGAAACCTCTTTGCCACCCTTGTTATGGCTCCGTTTGCCCTCGTCTTGGAAAG GAAAACAAGGCCAAAACTTACACTTTCAATTTTTTTCAAGATCATGGTGCTCGGCTTTCTAGA GCCCGTTGTCGACCAGAACTTATATTACGCTGGGATGCAATATACAACCGCAACTTTTGCGGTAGCAATGACTAACATAATCCCTGCCATGACGTTTCTCATGGCTTGGATATGCCG GCTGGAGAAGGTGAACATCAAGAAAATACATAGCATTGGGAAGATAGTTGGGACATTAGTGACTGTTGGAGGAGCAATGATAATGACTCTAGTTGTTGGACCTACTATTGGTTTGCCATGGACCAAGGGTTCAGACGTCTCGCAACAACAACAAACTGCAACCCATGTGAGTGCTGGAGACAATATGAAGGGGTCGATGATGATCATAGCCGGTTGTTTGTCATGGAGTTGCTTTTACATTGTTCAG GCGATTACGTTGAAGTCATACCCAGCAGAGCTATCTCTTACAGCTCTTATTTGTGCATCTGGGACATTGCAAGGGGCTATAGTGACAGTAATAGCTGAACATGGTAAACTTGCTCCATGGAGGTTACAACTGGATGCTGGACTTATTACTATGATCTATGGT GGGGTAATCTGTTCAGGATTGGGTTACTATCTAGGTGGAATTATAATGAAAGCAAAAGGCCCGGTTTTTGTAACAGCTTTTAGCCCGCTAAGCATGGTTATCGTTGCGGTTCTAGGATCTTTTGTTTTGTCTGAAAAACTAAACCTAGGAAG GCTTCTTGGAGCAGTTGTGATTGTTATTGGACTATATTTAGTGATATGGGGCAAGATGAAGGATGAAGTTCCATCAAATTCCAAATGTGACCCGGATGAGTTTCCACAAGTTGATCAACATATACCCATGACAATTAATGGCACAAGATCTGGAAAGCAGGATAACGATCGTGTCGCAATAGAAATACCATCAACCGATGAAAAATTTAAGAAAGTTAACGGAAACTAG